TCTATGGGTTTTTCTGATGAACGTTTAGCCTATTTAACAAATTTATCAGCAGAGCAGGTTCGCCAACATCGTTTTAATTTAAAGGTACATCCAGTTTTTAAAAGAATTGATACATGTTCAGGTGAATTTATTTCAACGACTTCTTATATGTATTCAACTTATTCTTTGCCTCATAATCAAACTATAGATAATGAAGCCTATCCATCTGATAAATCAAAAGTAATTATTTTAGGAAGTGGACCTAACCGTATTGGTCAGGGTATCGAATTTGATTATTGCTGTGTTCATGCAGCTTTTGGATTGAATGAAATTGGTATTGAAACGATTATGGTGAATTGTAATCCTGAAACTGTCTCGACAGATTATGATACAACAGACAGACTTTATTTTGAACCGCTTTCAGCAGAATATGTTTTAGAAATAGCCAGAATAGAACAAAGTAAAGGGGATTTGAAAGGTATTATTGTACAATTTGGGGGACAAACACCTCTTAAATTAGCAGGAATTTTAGAAAAATATAGGTTCCCAATTCTTGGAACAACTCCTAAGACCATTGATTTAACTGAGGATAGAGCTTTATTTCAAGAATTTCTTTCCAAGCGTACGGAACGATATTTACAACCACAAAATGCACTTGCAACTTCATTAAAACAAGCTGAAGAAGCTGTAAAGTATGTTGGTTATCCTATTATGATTCGTCCCTCTTATGTATTGGGTGGACGTGCTATGGAAATTGTTTACGATCATGAATCTTTGGTTCGTTATATGAAAGAAGCAGTAAAGATTTCTAATAATAATCCCATATTGATTGATTCATATTTAGAAAATGCCATAGAAGTTGATGTTGATGTTCTTTCAGATGGCCGTGATGTTTATATTGCAGGTATTATGGAACATATAGAAGAAGCGGGGATCCATTCTGGTGATTCAGCCTGTTCTTTGCCACCTTATAGTCTTGCAGATGAAATGATTGATAAAATTAAAAATCAATCTCGGCAATTAGCACTTGATCTTGGTGTGGTTGGTTTAATGAATATTCAATTTGCGATCAAGGATCAGAAATTATATATTTTAGAAGTTAATCCAAGAGCAAGCCGAACAATACCTTTTGTTGCAAAAGCAACTGGTTATCCTATTGCTAAAATTGCAGTGCAAATTATGGCTGGTAAGTCTTTGGCTTCTTATAAGCTTGATGATAAAGTCATACGTAAACATGTTGCCGTTAAAGAAGTCGTATTTCCATTTAATAGATTTCCTGGCGTAGATATTGTTTTGGGGCCTGAAATGAAATCTACAGGAGAAGTTATGGGGTTAGATAAGGATTTTGCATCTGCTTTTGCAAAATCACAAATTGCTACAGGTTTAGTGTTACCTTTATCTGGTACGGTACTTATTTCGGTAAGAGATCGTGATAAAGAAGCATTTCTTCTTTTAGCGAAAAAAATCATTATGCTAGGATTTGATATTATGGCTACACAAGGTACAGCTGACTATTTAGCTAAGCATAATATAGAGGTAACAGTGATTAAAAAAGTTTTTGAAGGTTCCCCACATACACTTGAAGCAATGAAATCAGGCAAGATAAAGCTTGTCTTCAATACCGTGGAAGGAATAAAAGCTAAGAATGATAGTTTGGATTTGCGCCGAATAGCTTTAAGCGATAATATACCCTATTATACAACAATTGCAGGTGCTAATGCTGCAATACAAGCTATTGCTACTTTAAAAAAGGGAGATCTTGACGTCGCATCCTTACAATCATATTTC
The genomic region above belongs to Alphaproteobacteria bacterium and contains:
- the carB gene encoding carbamoyl-phosphate synthase large subunit; translated protein: MSKRTDIKSIMIIGAGPIVIGQACEFDYSGVQACKALKDEGYRVILVNSNPATIMTDSNLADATYIEPITPEVVSKILSKEKPDALLATMGGQTALNTAMDLYKKGILAELDVELIGARADSIDKAEDRLKFRETMKQIGLETPKSELVSNMEQAHQAFKTIGLPLIIRPSFTLAGTGSGVAYTLEEYENIVSQGLILSPVGQVLVEESVLGWKEYEMEVVRDSADNCIIVCSIENVDPMGVHTGDSITVAPALTLTDKEYQRMRQASIAVLRAIGVDTGGSNVQFAVNPKDGRMIVIEMNPRVSRSSALASKATGFPIAKIAAKLAVGYTLDELQNDITKVTPASFEPTIDYVVTKIPRFAFEKFPAASKTLTTSMKSVGEVMAIGRSFAESIQKALCSLETNLTGFDNIDFPSHWQNQDWLNVLSTPFPDRILWIAQAIRENVSLQDIMKVTGFDPWFINQIADIIDAEKIIIQNGLPKESNKLYHLKSMGFSDERLAYLTNLSAEQVRQHRFNLKVHPVFKRIDTCSGEFISTTSYMYSTYSLPHNQTIDNEAYPSDKSKVIILGSGPNRIGQGIEFDYCCVHAAFGLNEIGIETIMVNCNPETVSTDYDTTDRLYFEPLSAEYVLEIARIEQSKGDLKGIIVQFGGQTPLKLAGILEKYRFPILGTTPKTIDLTEDRALFQEFLSKRTERYLQPQNALATSLKQAEEAVKYVGYPIMIRPSYVLGGRAMEIVYDHESLVRYMKEAVKISNNNPILIDSYLENAIEVDVDVLSDGRDVYIAGIMEHIEEAGIHSGDSACSLPPYSLADEMIDKIKNQSRQLALDLGVVGLMNIQFAIKDQKLYILEVNPRASRTIPFVAKATGYPIAKIAVQIMAGKSLASYKLDDKVIRKHVAVKEVVFPFNRFPGVDIVLGPEMKSTGEVMGLDKDFASAFAKSQIATGLVLPLSGTVLISVRDRDKEAFLLLAKKIIMLGFDIMATQGTADYLAKHNIEVTVIKKVFEGSPHTLEAMKSGKIKLVFNTVEGIKAKNDSLDLRRIALSDNIPYYTTIAGANAAIQAIATLKKGDLDVASLQSYFK